From the genome of Aricia agestis chromosome 9, ilAriAges1.1, whole genome shotgun sequence, one region includes:
- the LOC121730575 gene encoding uncharacterized protein LOC121730575 encodes MSLRQTCIKTVPIEETSFKIQAEFFYPKIVVIEDKLIRILDSVSEDNSCQNYVQNFETKIIDYMAYDNMLWLAFKSGEVVVANPHNNSILKLENTGYSTYIIHQFVQYNNQLYILTESGEYLTTSVSPKDIKSNLNNGTASLSMSYEKVHIPRVKKDEMKIWSNGIMYQLCSGNIKIQCPVTGLWEILSLNVEIQYLRLWSNMMVLASLKKMWLIDAKTYNTLFAFDENNGKFLPLAAHENTFYYLNWYDKEIQICCASISQDENQLSTGVFYPQQKSTSQDLLVRELKSLVSKIISEKLPHTEVFNKLKIYFTEIQDIEFLINIATQLCHHNIACKIVLYQLQKRIFENSCNQYKDLLCDIMIKVDLLEYIYFKRNGYEYLNIFEKSFIELCSLFISKSDMDLASICWLKYSEIKQDISHEDIVNILNAIPHNIKMSALVIWLRNFAPTLLEQNPFHIDLFVKWTTERVFLLEQSSYWPKIGLKFITAIVEILEKSIKTVNIRLISIDDLDSLKSHINYISDLKEKYRINMLLNEFSSLSPMEIALIMLRRCYTEDLAAFLQENLTSYASRNSFEMDDALRSFIESETASSGGSVDGQRLEILLNAFHSPSNKLDCLLQVLKVLDVPWNPTVLNIATEAALLANTDFTISESDKFIAQEIYTELNFAKIKVVLKKYNFPLTCTDYMLVIHKIVNVSEVNLEDLKVIANIMTSYTHYANTLYISRCLHDCETRMALDYFKDLSNCNKRVLIKTIEIKYEQVINGVTSNPIIERNYLDFLKGSNLLHKDKVKYLENLYHLKNSYELKTSLNNMCSENSCQSLLNTWKTEKGNIISSSSGRCITQLVDEHFSQHSEITKLLKRAATSQEIRKIIEDLIFSDSDGNKKKSVLSLFIDGQNSELLLSSYDILCEIVIHCKEETMHFLLQSLSMLNSLKNAHFILKDLSVAWKYQYVFLPMTSISALNELIHFYSKTPIEDTTEVELANIFNTNDFIPFRVLPPILEDSKSLVQTINMLEKFTRKIIIKLISSQEIDFILLTSLLLLLENTIAVEDQMWILDLLRGQSDSFSPLIINYLSLPVIRKTFSLEGILPRNIMSYPPQYILKLKFSINLDEITLPESNEETWDVKVLLFYILRNVPNMPFEKIIDLCHTLNISESDGLSLYLISLLSNWELKYKIVVNDVGYRNIHIENHEQELATKCNVIWQNIENKDFVRDILTDFWKSGEVIIHGCLVSVNPYYYEVFLCIYQLLYASSTESRNMKEYYLLHFLSQYKRKSPPKQYEFELFSEKGIFPEIGHYRLPFHLFMREDMWSNLKSEITLETYESWLPVVSLLSLDPDLQTAKDMICSNAVKQTMTNRKRTDSTEAESKDSEPWRLTTREEPLLRTAHRCVRHIANMEWAGACLFYVLQGCARGADQVAAAQLCYQFSQRWASLQPGNRAVRQMERLHSTLSTRHALHKIEWACEDLLKLVSEPTQLIHTLYSHPSFIDKIGRHDINRVANEIADKNAINISSIRIQILENILNKTKKDQKFSPGLATTDLIIAKYILKATHPKMGAIYLSRIAFDEDTEYNKCKKLRALQCLLSVIDPENAVKVTNRKRDELWSSLLDLLYIVHIEKIDMPWVISTYTQNKQLAISQLLQTSSGNLESLKIASEMAHRFGNAQIIREMIPLMLRHGVYEEMIPLLLKTLYPPDKLIYTAWRVVILSPFQQADYPITDRQKAKCLNALNLLPICPVIKDEDLIEIWKNCVRCKNLGLGCLILPYMTSQARQSLVELNKIDKRNLIIALKNLHTESYLVSGAMYVLENLTSKVHRK; translated from the exons ATGTCTTTACGACAAACCTGTATTAAAACCGTCCCAATTGAAGAAACGAGTTTCAAAATACAAGCAGAGTTCTTTTATCCAAAAATAGTGGTAATTGAAGATAAACTTATTCGTATTTTGGATTCAGTAAGTGAAGATAATTCTTGCCAAAATTATGTACAAAACTTTGaaactaaaattattgattatatGGCTTATGATAACATGCTATGGCTCGCATTTAAATCTGGGGAAGTTGTTGTAGCTAATCCTCACAACAACTCTATTCTGAAACTAGAAAATACTGGCTATTCTACGTACATAATCCACCAATTTGTACAGTACAATAATCAACTTTATATCCTCACTGAAAGCGGTGAATACCTAACGACATCTGTATCTCCAAAAGacataaaaagtaacctaaatAATGGAACTGCAAGTTTGTCTATGTCATATGAAAAGGTGCACATACCAAGAGTTAAAAAGGATGAAATGAAAATTTGGTCTAATGGAATTATGTATCAATTGTGTTCTGGTAACATAAAAATTCAGTGTCCAGTCACCGGGCTCTGGGAAATTTTGTCCCTGAATGTGGAGATCCAGTATCTACGATTATGGAGCAACATGATGGTCTTGGCTAGTCTCAAAAAAATGTGGCTTATTGATGCTAAAACTTATAACACACTTTTTGCCTTTGATGAAAATAATGGAAAATTTTTACCATTAGCAGCTCATGAAAACACATTTTACTATTTAAATTGGTATGATAAAGAG ATTCAAATTTGCTGTGCCAGCATATCTCAAGATGAAAACCAGCTTTCAACAGGTGTATTTTACCCTCAACAAAAGTCTACAAGTCAGGATTTGTTAGTAAGGGAATTAAAATCATTGGTTAGTaaaataatttcagaaaaacTGCCTCACACTGAAGTATTTAACAAGCTCAAGATATATTTCACTGAGATACAAGATATCGAATTTCTCATAAACATAGCTACGCAATTATGCCACCACAATATTGCATGCAAAATTGTATTGTACCAACTTCAAAAGAGAATCTTTGAAAACAGCTGTAACCAATATAAAGACCTATTGTGCGACATCATGATAAAAGTGGATCTTCtagaatacatttattttaaaagaaatggGTATGAGTATTTAAACATATTTGAAAAATCTTTTATAGAATTATGTTCTCTGTTTATATCCAAGTCAGATATGGATTTGGCTTCTATATGTTGGCTGAAGTATTCGGAGATTAAGCAAGACATTAGTCACGAAGACATAGTTAATATATTAAATGCCATTCCACATAATATCAAAATGAGTGCACTCGTGATATGGTTGAGAAATTTTGCTCCTACACTGCTTGAACAAAATCCATTCCATATTGACTTATTTGTCAAATGGACAACAGAAAGAGTTTTTCTCCTAGAACAATCATCATACTGGCCAAAGATAGGACTGAAATTTATAACAGCAAtagtagaaatactagaaaaatcaattaaaactGTTAACATAAGACTTATCTCAATAGATGATTTGGATTCCTTAAAAAGCCACATAAATTACATTTcggatttaaaagaaaaatatagaaTTAACATGCTGTTAAATGAATTCAGTTCCTTGAGTCCCATGGAAATTGCTCTAATAATGCTAAGGCGATGTTACACAGAAGATTTGGCAGCTTTCTTACAAGAAAACTTGACTAGCTATGCTTCCCGTAATTCATTTGAAATGGATGATGCACTGAGGTCCTTTATAGAAAGTGAAACGGCTAGCAGTGGCGGAAGTGTGGATGGCCAACGGTTAGAAATTTTGCTTAATGCCTTTCATTCACCTAGCAATAAGTTGGACTGTTTGTTGCAAGTTCTGAAAGTATTAGATGTTCCTTGGAATCCTACTGTTCTGAACATTGCGACTGAAGCCGCTCTTTTGGCCAATACTGATTTTACAATATCTGAATCAGATAAATTCATAGCTCAGGAAATATACACTGAActaaattttgcaaaaattaaggtagttttaaaaaaatataactttccCCTAACATGTACGGACTACATGTTAGTTATTCATAAAATAGTTAATGTGTCTGAAGTCAATTTAGAAGATTTAAAGGTAATTGCAAATATAATGACTTCGTACACTCACTATGCAAACACTTTGTATATTAGTCGATGTCTGCATGATTGTGAAACAAGGATGGCACTGGACTATTTTAAAGACCTATCAAATTGCAACAAAAGAGTCCTCATTAAaactattgaaattaaatatgaaCAAGTAATTAACGGCGTTACAAGCAACCCCATAATAGAGAGAAACTATCTGGATTTTTTGAAAGGaagtaatttattacataaagatAAAGTAAAATATCTTGAAAATTTGTATCACCTAAAAAATTCGTATGAATTGAAGACCAGCTTAAACAATATGTGCTCTGAAAATAGTTGCCAAAGTTTACTGAATACTTGGAAAACTGAAAAGGGTAATATTATTAGCTCCAGCAGTGGCagatgcattacacaacttgtTGATGAACACTTTTCGCAGCACTcggaaattacaaaattattaaaaagggCAGCTACAAGTCAAGAAATCCGAAAAATAATTGAAGACCTAATATTTTCTGATTCAGATGGCAATAAGAAAAAATCTGTACTATCTTTATTTATTGATGGACAGAATTCGGAGCTATTGTTAAGCTCATATGATATTTTATGCGAAATAGTTATTCACTGCAAAGAAGAGACCATGCACTTCTTATTGCAGAGTTTATCTATGCTTAATTCTCTTAAAAATGCTCACTTTATACTTAAAGACCTTTCAGTGGCTTGGAAATATCAGTATGTTTTCCTTCCTATGACATCAATTAGTGCATTAAATGAATTGATTCATTTTTATAGTAAAACACCTATAGAAGATACAACTGAGGTTGAGTTGGCTAATATTTTCAATACAAATGATTTCATTCCATTTAGAGTCTTACCACCCATTTTAGAGGATTCAAAATCTTTGGTGCAAACAATCAATATGCTAGAAAAGTTCACaaggaaaattattataaaactaatttCTTCTCAGGAAATTGACTTTATTTTGCTAACATCCCTATTATTGCTATTAGAAAATACAATTGCTGTTGAGGACCAAATGTGGATTTTAGACTTGCTTCGTGGTCAATCAGATTCATTCTCTCCTCTAATTATAAACTACCTCTCCTTGCCAGTGATACGAAAAACATTCTCATTAGAAGGCATTTTGCCACGGAACATTATGTCATATCCACCACAGTacatattaaaattgaaattcagtatcaatttagatgaaattacTCTTCCTGAAAGTAATGAGGAGACTTGGGATGTTAAGGTTTTATTATTCTATATCCTGAGAAATGTTCCCAATATgccttttgaaaaaataatagacTTGTGCCatacattaaatatttctgAAAGTGACGGCCTTTCCTTGTACCTGATATCATTATTGAGCAATTGGgaacttaaatataaaatagtagTTAATGATGTTGGGTACAGGAATATACACATAGAAAATCATGAACAAGAGCTGGCCACAAAATgtaatgttatttggcaaaacaTAGAAAATAAGGATTTTGTGAGAGATATACTGACAGACTTCTGGAAAAGTGGTGAGGTGATAATACATGGTTGTCTTGTCTCAGTCAATCCTTACTATTATGAAGTGTTTCTATGTATTTACCAATTATTATATGCTTCATCTACTGAGTCCCGAAATATGAAAGAGTACTATTTACTTCATTTTCTTAGCCAGTATAAACGAAAGAGTCCTCCAAAACAATATGAATTCGAACTGTTTTCTGAAAAGGGCATATTTCCAGAAATTGGCCACTATCGCCTACCGTTCCACCTATTTATGCGCGAGGATATGTGGTCCAATTTGAAATCGGAAATCACATTAGAAACATATGAATCCTGGTTACCTGTCGTTTCTCTGCTCTCGTTGGATCCTGATTTACAAACTGCTAAGGACATGATTTGCAGTAACGCCGTTAAACAAACAATGACGAATCGTAAAAGAACTGATAGTACTGAAGCCGAATCAAAGGATAGCGAACCCTGGCGTTTGACCACACGTGAAGAGCCTCTGCTTCGCACCGCCCACAGGTGTGTCCGACATATCGCTAACATGGAATGGGCAGGGGCATGTCTTTTCTATGTGCTTCAAGGCTGTGCAAGAGGAGCGGATCAAGTAGCTGCAGCGCAACTTTGTTACCAATTTTCTCAACGCTGGGCCTCGCTGCAGCCGGGAAATCGTGCAGTTAGACAGATGGAACGCTTACACTCGACGCTTTCGACGCGCCACGCCCTCCATAAAATAGAATGGGCGTGCGAAGATTTACTCAAACTTGTGTCCGAGCCGACTCAGCTTATCCACACTCTATACAGCCATCCCAGTTTCATTGATAAGATCGGCCGACATGACATAAATCGTGTAGCTAATGAAATAGCCGATAAAAACGCTATAAACATAAGCTCTATTAGAATTCAAATCCTTgagaatattttaaacaaaacaaaaaaagatCAAAAGTTCTCACCCGGTTTAGCCACCACAGACTTGATAATTGCAAAATATATTCTCAAAGCCACTCATCCCAAAATGGGCGCCATATATCTTTCTAGAATAGCCTTTGATGAGGACACTGAATACAACAAATGCAAGAAGTTAAGAGCACTCCAGTGTCTCCTGAGCGTGATAGATCCTGAAAATGCTGTGAAAGTAACAAATCGTAAACGTGACGAGCTTTGGTCGTCATTATTAGATCTATTATACATTGTGCACATTGAGAAAATAGATATGCCCTGGGTGATATCCACTTACACTCAAAACAAGCAACTTGCTATAAGTCAACTTTTGCAAACGTCCAGTGGTAATTTGGAATCTCTGAAAATAGCATCCGAAATGGCTCATAGATTTGGTAATGCACAAATTATAAGAGAGATGATTCCATTGATGCTTCGTCATGGCGTCTATGAAGAGATGATCCCCCTATTATTGAAAACCTTGTACCCACCAGACAAGTTGATTTATACAGCATGGCGTGTTGTTATATTGAGCCCTTTTCAACAAGCCGATTACCCTATCACTGATCGTCAAAAGGCCAAGTGTCTAAATGCTTTGAATCTCTTACCAATTTGTCCCGTGATAAAAGATGAGGATCTAATTGAAATCTGGAAAAATTGTGTCAGGTGTAAAAATCTAGGTCTCGGGTGCTTAATTCTTCCATACATGACGTCCCAAGCGAGACAATCATTGGTGgagttaaataaaattgataaaaggAACTTAATCATTGCTCTAAAGAATTTACACACAGAAAGTTACTTGGTATCAGGGGCAATGTATGTTTTAGAAAATTTGACGTCCAAAGTACACAGAAAATga
- the LOC121730580 gene encoding ankyrin repeat domain-containing protein 49 isoform X2 — protein MSDSEDDDIFKRDFNDIADEIDRCKKNPETSGMFVSGWDDADADVNVVKNPKDNPVDYILWAAENGKLDIIKELLKTQPGLVHARDADGYSPLHRAAYSNHVHVISYLLSKGANILAKTELGWTPLHSACNWNNYAAAARLLAGGADPAALSEGEQTPLHLAAAISHCKSTLLILFLREDIVKIAKRPNNSDETPEQLARGHGIYAPLFEMVLPAASYIKSMAFTSNPYMKVED, from the exons ATGTCTGACTCTGAAGATGATGATATATTCAAGAGGGACTTTAATGATATCGCCGATGAAATTGATAGGTgtaaaaaaaatccagaaacCTCTGGAATGTTTGTTTCTGGCTGGGATGACGCCGATGCTGATGTCAATGTTGTGAAAAATCCTAAAG ATAATCCTGTAGATTACATTCTGTGGGCTGCTGAAAATGGTAAACTAGACATAATAAAGGAATTGTTGAAAACCCAGCCTGGACTAGTACATGCAAGAGACGCAGATGGATACAGTCCACTACATAGAGCCGCATACAGCAATCACGTGCATGTCATATCATACTTGCTGAGTAAAGGTGCTAATATCCTGGCCAAAACCGAACTGGGTTGGACACCGTTACATTCTGCATGCAATTGGAATAATTATGCTGCTGCTGCTCGACTATTGGCCGGTGGTGCAGATCCGGCTGCCCTCTCAGAAGGAG AACAAACTCCACTGCACCTAGCAGCAGCCATAAGCCATTGCAAGTCAACTCTGCTCATATTATTCTTACGAGAAGATATTGTAAAAATTGCTAAGAGACCTAACAATTCTGATGAAACACCAGAACAGTTGGCGAGAGGGCATGGAATATATGCTCCCCTGTTTGAAATGGTCTTACCGGCTGCATCATACATTAAATCTATGGCATTTACTTCTAATCCTTATATGAAAGTGGAAGATTA A
- the LOC121730580 gene encoding ankyrin repeat domain-containing protein 49 isoform X1, whose product MSDSEDDDIFKRDFNDIADEIDRCKKNPETSGMFVSGWDDADADVNVVKNPKDNPVDYILWAAENGKLDIIKELLKTQPGLVHARDADGYSPLHRAAYSNHVHVISYLLSKGANILAKTELGWTPLHSACNWNNYAAAARLLAGGADPAALSEGEQTPLHLAAAISHCKSTLLILFLREDIVKIAKRPNNSDETPEQLARGHGIYAPLFEMVLPAASYIKSMAFTSNPYMKVED is encoded by the exons ATGTCTGACTCTGAAGATGATGATATATTCAAGAGGGACTTTAATGATATCGCCGATGAAATTGATAGGTgtaaaaaaaatccagaaacCTCTGGAATGTTTGTTTCTGGCTGGGATGACGCCGATGCTGATGTCAATGTTGTGAAAAATCCTAAAG ATAATCCTGTAGATTACATTCTGTGGGCTGCTGAAAATGGTAAACTAGACATAATAAAGGAATTGTTGAAAACCCAGCCTGGACTAGTACATGCAAGAGACGCAGATGGATACAGTCCACTACATAGAGCCGCATACAGCAATCACGTGCATGTCATATCATACTTGCTGAGTAAAGGTGCTAATATCCTGGCCAAAACCGAACTGGGTTGGACACCGTTACATTCTGCATGCAATTGGAATAATTATGCTGCTGCTGCTCGACTATTGGCCGGTGGTGCAGATCCGGCTGCCCTCTCAGAAGGAG AACAAACTCCACTGCACCTAGCAGCAGCCATAAGCCATTGCAAGTCAACTCTGCTCATATTATTCTTACGAGAAGATATTGTAAAAATTGCTAAGAGACCTAACAATTCTGATGAAACACCAGAACAGTTGGCGAGAGGGCATGGAATATATGCTCCCCTGTTTGAAATGGTCTTACCGGCTGCATCATACATTAAATCTATGGCATTTACTTCTAATCCTTATATGAAAGTGGAAGATTAA